The nucleotide sequence ATTGTTTCGTGTTTTTTGGACAAATGGAGTAGTATGTGTTTCATTTGATCTTTCGGCTACGTGCTAAACTTTATGTCATTACGTTGTTTTGATATAGTAGTTCAAACAGTATATAAGGTTGGAAAGGATGGAATTGAAGCAGGTGCTAGCTTAGTGCCAGTAAGTTATTCACTCTCGTTATGTTCGACTATTGCGATGAACTCGTTTTCTTATTCAATTTCCATTTCCTAAAATAAATATTCATCTATTTTGGTTAATGTATTTTAGGAGTCTATACCAAGACCAATTGCTCGTATATCCGTGGGTCTGATTGGGGCGACCGTTGCACTTTTTCTACTGAAGTCACTTCTATCTACAGTTTTCTTTGTTCTGGTATATCTCCACCCATAGATTCGGTAAACTTAGTTTCTTAAATTACATGATATTAAGATGCACAATGACTAGATGTGGCAAGATGGGCCAGTCGTCGGGTTAAATAACGGGCCATAGCAAGGTCGGGTTGAAGCAAATTAAACTTATAGTCGTTTTGCAAAATTTTATcaaattataatctataaatacaTTAATTATAGTTACCAAACATTTATGCTTCTATTACAATAGTAGGGTTGTTTACTTCTTTTCTGAATTTGCCTCTGTTTTCATTTGCCACTTCTGGAGGGGTGTCTGATTCCATGTCTCCTGGAAACAGACCAATTTTCAGATTAAGTGGCAGAATAAGTGACAAAGAAACATCAATTCTACTTACTGAATTAAGAGCTGTACAGAAACAGACCATTAAGTGGTAAGTAAACATGCCCTTAATGCACTTTAGGAGTTGTATGCATTTAAAGTATTCAATAAGTGAATTTCACCGTTTCACCCCCTTTGACCCGATCAAGATAGCATATAATCCAGACCCATTGATAAGTTCTTTTTTGCATTTACCAAATGGGTACACACTAGAATAAAGAGTCATTGCGAATATTCTTGTACAATATAACTAAACTCTttcttttactagtattattaagaatgcaaataatattttaatatatatggaACAGGCCACAATGGGACTAATTTACTCTGCATTTATCGCGTTGAACAAAGATGAAGGCCCTAAAGGAGGCGGAAGCACCACCGACTCAAGCAACAGCACTACCACTTCAACCGATGAGGAGTCCCTTGAAGAAGCAAGAAGAATTATGGAAAAGTACAAATAAAAGTAAATTTTGTAAATCCATCAATCCATTCATAGTTTGGAGGTAACAGTTTCTTAAACAAATGTTATACGTTGTCAAAACTTGTTGACCCGTGGCAGATTTATAATAGTTTGATCTTTAATCAGGTGTTCATATGCCTGCCTAAAGTTGTGACATATGATGGgcaatatagttttttttttttttttgggataaaTTTTTTAAGGTAAAGTAGATATGTTCAGTTAAATaagttgagtttttttttttttttttttttttttttttttccttttttaaaaGAGAACATAACATGAGTAATTATAAGATTACAGAACATGAATAGCTAAACACACTTAAATGCTGTTACACTCTCTATAGCTAGTTCATTCAAGAGAATATTATGTAAACAATAACAGAAATTTACAATATATAAGAAGAAGAAACTGGTTTAATCTTAACTTAACTCCACCAAACAGTAATTACATAGCAAGAGAATGCTCAAATTTCATCCTCTATAACAAGCCTATGTTCTTCGATGACTTGATATCCGCTCCAATGTGGCAATAAAGTGTGAACGAGGTACCGAAAAATGTACACTTCTCACGTAATTCGTTCAAACACAGGAAAAAATATTTTCCAAAAATTATAGTGATGAGAGATAAATTTActctttattattttttaattatcaaCACTGGCTGCCACGTCGACAAACAAGTGCACCAGATCCTGAAGTAAGTGAGGACACAATTGATGATGGTTTAGCACTTAGACTCGACGCACGGGCATAATTGGCTCCTGCACCAGTTCCAGATGGTGTGAAGAACGCTCCGTTTAACATAAGGTCTCCTTCTGATCTCCAGTTCCAATGCCTCCATCTTCCTTGTGTTATCACTCTATGGGTCACCTGTTTATGACATTATTTTGAATGATAATTAGGCTTAAGTTAAAACTCAGTTTGTTTGTGAAGATTTGAAAATGATTTCTGTTTTTTTTCTTAATGTTAGTTACCTCTTTAGCATTAGGATTAACAGGGGCGAGGTATCTGTTTCCTTGGCTGTTAATGGTAGGATCAGCACTGCCACCTATAGCATACATTTCCCAGTGTGTGTAGTCGTTATTTACAACGTGAAAGTACCCGTGCCTACACCTGCAAATATGAAACTGTTCGTTACATATGTAGTATTAAGTTTTAGTCTTGTTTCGGGATAAGGGAAACAAATTAGAGGTGGAAAGTTCGACCAATTTACATTGAACGGGTAGATATATTAGGGTTTTTATTATATCAGCGTTAAGAATATATAAAAGACAGTCGGCACTAGTCCGAAGTGTCATTATAGTGCACACAACCTTCTGACTGAAAGATTCATTTTCTGGAGTAGCCTGAACGGGGAAAACCTTATCTAACAACATTCTGAATCATTTCTCTTAAAAAGTGTTTTGGGTCAACTAAATTATACCCGACCCGTTTTGACCATTTCCAAAAGATATCAGACTATTACCCAACCCGCCTATTTTGCCACCATTAAAAAATATAAATGTTTAGCTAATTATTAAAAAGGTTACACTAACATACCTTGGCATTCTTTGAACAAGTCCCTCCCCGAAATGGTTGTATGCAATGGTCACTTGCATAATCTTGTCACGGGCGTAAGTATCACTGTGACCCAACAACATAACCTGTTCATCGAACATAATACATTAGAATCAAAACATGTCGTAACTGTACAACTATTTGTAGTTGAAATTTAGGAGTTGAAATTCTACCTCATTGTGATGAGTGAAGAAATTGTTAGAAATAGTAATAGCAGTTGATCCCATAATAGCATCAATAAGCCCATCAGCACAATTTGATAACGAGTTATGATCAACCCAAATATGACTCGAACCAAATATAGAAATCCCATCACCATCTGCCATTGTTCTCCATCCATAATGAGATGGCGAGCTTCTAACCATTGCATTCCCAGTTGGTTTACAATCATGAATATTCAAACCATGTATAATCACATTCGTAACATATTGAATCGTAATACATGCTCCATTCGCAATATGTACATTGGTACCACGAGCATCGATTGTTTTAAAACTATTCATTATTAGTTCTTGTTTTAGTTTAATAACCATGTCCCTTTTGAAAATGATCCATAAAGGTTGCTCTTGAATGACAGCATGTCTTAAAGTTCCGGGCCTTGGGTTGACCGGGTCATCATCGTTTGGGTCAGTTACGACATAGTAACGTCCATCACGACCACCAATAGCGTTACGGCCAAATCCGATAGCACAGTCTGCCAAGCGTTTTCGGTTGCGTTGCCAGTTTCGGTCACATCTCCAACAGTCATCAATTGGGTTCCCAGTGCCACACGACAAAAAGCCCAAGTTTCTTCTTTCTGTACTGTTTCTTATTGTCctgcattttttttattaaatattagaaattTATCATACACGATTTGAATGAAACCAGCACAGCTGATTCAAACCAAAATAAGAAACATGATTCGCGATAGTCGGTGATGGAATTGTCATTTCCGTCGGTGGAACGGAGGAAATTAGGGCAAAAAACTAGAGAGAATCCTAGAGAGACAACTAACTAGAAATAGAGACATCACcaatcaaaaaatcattatatgtaaAAAGACAATCCTAGACAATATGAATAGAAGTAAGGGCAATAATCTATTGATATATTGATATATAATTGAGTACTCTAAATAATCAGATAATCACATTTAGAACGAGTGGTATATGACGATCATttgtgttttttatttttttatttttttgtgtgtgtgtgaagaTTATGGACCTTATTTTGAGAGATACGTCATGAGAATTAACATAGGGGTTTTTGTTTTATTTAGTAAGACTTGTAAATTCATCGGTCAAAAGTGTATTTTTTTTCTATAAGAAAAAACTAAGAGTTTTTATGACCGACACTTCACCGTGAAGGTGAAAATCAAGACTTTTATTACCGAGTCACTTCACTATAAAAGTGAAAATCATAAATACGAACCAAACCATTAAACAAGCTCGAACAAATAAGAGAAAACAAGCTACAAGGACATTAAACAAGAGCATCCCAAACCAAAGGTAGACAACAACCAAACTCTAGTAAACAACAAACAATGGTAGATAGTGGGTCAAAGAAAATTAATGCAACAAGTATACGGAAAAATGAATACGGATTATACGGAAAGTAAGAAATCGCATGATTTTGTAGGTGACAATAAATGAGTAAGGATGGGAATATTGACattgatattattatattattaatattaatattaaaaatacaaatataataaTGGATTCATGCCTTcacaaaaataaaaagtaaaaataaaaagtaataatACAAATGGATTCATGTGTTGTCGGTGGTAGCATTATATCATTAAATGTATCGACATGCTTCTGTCGGTTaaattataatagtaatagtaatagataATACGTTTTTTTTACATCAGTTTCTTGATCACtcaggggacttaaccacccacgcatTCATTCCCGTAATTGTATAACCTGACCCCAACTATTGTTCTGGAGGAAACctggaccaatccgagggcatgatcGGTAAAACCTCCCTCCCCGCTGCTccgtgttggtgattttagtgtcatccaacattcattttagttaattgggatttctTGAATGCAAGAGTTACCTAGTTATATTTAACAACGGGTTcgaagagtgtggagtacacgcccatAAGAGTTGGCTGTTAACTGTCTCGTAATTGCGGGGGTCAAGGGGgttgcgcccccttgcggggtccaaggggcagcaccCCTGGATGGGGTCAGTTTTTCCCGCCAAGTGTCATAAGAGATTTCCCTCCCATTATGAAAGGTTACAACCTTTCAAAATATAACTGTTTTCATATACAGTTTTCATGTTCGTTTTTGAATATTTTACATTCACAAAAACCTACAGAAACACACAGATTCTCTTTGATACATTGATTAGTCACTTCATTGCAAAAAACACTTTTTACGTTTTTATCTTATCCCTATAGAGATTTCATGATAACAAGGCAATCATTGgctcgaaatactttatagagaaaataattacacgattcaagaatcaatccggACAGTCATACCCAATTTCTAATATCCCGCATTAAGCGAAAGGCGACTtgggtggatacttcaggtcagtGATAACATTAAGTGCAATGTTGTAGCCCAGcgaagtcgaactcctgacctctcgctaagagatgcAAACCACTACCAGCTGAGTTACAACTCAATGTTAGTAAtagatattagtagtaataataataataataataataataataataataataataataataataataataatatatacttcgTATGTATTTTGACATAAGTACTAGTAGTTTTTAAGCAAAAAGATTTAAAAGTACTGTATAagtgatattataataataataataatataatattatattttaaaagataaacttttatAACAAACATATGCTAAGTGATGTAAAAACTAGCCAGATGGATAGTATATTTCGGACTTCGGACTTCTTAACAGACCGGACCCAAAACGGTTCAATCAATCTTTACAATGTTAAACATACGAAGCATGTATGTAAGTATGTAGCAACATGCATATATGCATGATATGTACAAACACAAACATACATACATCATGAATGGACATCTAAACATGTTTATTAGATCATTGTGGTATCATGTGAGAAAGAATAGTTATCCAATTCTTTCAATTATGGATCAACAAAATAGTATAAGTAAGAATTATATCATGACATGATGTG is from Rutidosis leptorrhynchoides isolate AG116_Rl617_1_P2 chromosome 10, CSIRO_AGI_Rlap_v1, whole genome shotgun sequence and encodes:
- the LOC139873586 gene encoding uncharacterized protein, which produces MSLRCFDIVVQTVYKVGKDGIEAGASLVPESIPRPIARISVGLIGATVALFLLKSLLSTVFFVLATMGLIYSAFIALNKDEGPKGGGSTTDSSNSTTTSTDEESLEEARRIMEKYK
- the LOC139871798 gene encoding probable pectate lyase 8 gives rise to the protein MVIKLKQELIMNSFKTIDARGTNVHIANGACITIQYVTNVIIHGLNIHDCKPTGNAMVRSSPSHYGWRTMADGDGISIFGSSHIWVDHNSLSNCADGLIDAIMGSTAITISNNFFTHHNEVMLLGHSDTYARDKIMQVTIAYNHFGEGLVQRMPRCRHGYFHVVNNDYTHWEMYAIGGSADPTINSQGNRYLAPVNPNAKEVTHRVITQGRWRHWNWRSEGDLMLNGAFFTPSGTGAGANYARASSLSAKPSSIVSSLTSGSGALVCRRGSQC